A genomic region of Methanobacterium sp. SMA-27 contains the following coding sequences:
- a CDS encoding EhaE family protein: MLDVYIWFYTGCVLVIIGSIATVIGPGVKDPLVRTLNTEIAAVGVSLIFLTYNHTIALVTFIAATAIITLILLRAIVRLEEMGAEL; this comes from the coding sequence TTGCTTGATGTTTACATATGGTTTTACACAGGTTGTGTTCTTGTAATAATAGGAAGCATAGCAACTGTTATAGGTCCAGGGGTTAAAGATCCTCTGGTAAGGACTTTGAACACAGAAATTGCTGCAGTTGGTGTTTCACTCATATTTTTAACCTACAACCATACAATAGCACTTGTAACATTCATTGCAGCTACTGCCATAATAACACTAATACTATTAAGGGCTATTGTAAGATTAGAAGAAATGGGGGCCGAACTTTGA